The Tautonia plasticadhaerens nucleotide sequence CGGCGTTGAACTCGAACCGAAGATAGGCGTAGGCGATGCCCTGCAAGCGGTGATCCGCCGTCCATTCCGGGGCTTCGGCCATGAGGTAGGTGTCAGCGGTCTGATTGGCGGCTCCGTTATGCTTGCTCACCCGCACATAGCTCTGGGTCTGGGTGGAGGCGGTGGCGACGCTGATATTGCCGCCCGTGGCCGATGCGTCGGCGGCATAGGCCGCGTTGCTGACGCTGCACACGATGCTGGTAGGGCTGCTGACCGTGCTGACGACGAATCTCCCCGCGAAGCTGCGGTCGCTCAAGTCCTTGAGTTCAATCGACTGGCCGACGGAAAGCCCGTGCGCGGCACTGGTGGTGATGGACAGCGTGAGCGTGCTGTTGCGGGTGGTGTAGGTGCGCGTGGCCGAGGCGACGGCGATGATCCGCGTGTCGGTCTTCTCCACCTGCTTCGCATACGGGGAAGATGTCACCCAGTCCCCGCCCACCGTGACCGGCGCATCGTTCAGGTAAAGCGTGCCGATTTCCTCGACCTCATGCCCGGCCAGGGGCAAGACCATGTGGAGGAATTTGTTGTCGCCGGTCACGGTGGCACCGGTGGAATCCGGGCCGGAGCTGGTGGTGGTGATGAACACAATCGGGCCGGAAACGCGCGCCTGCCCATAGATGATCTTATGGCTCTCGACGCTGGAGCGGATCATGGACACACGGCCTGCGGCGTCCGCCTGGAAGTTCTGGCCTTTGGGCTTTTTGGCTAGAGCCTTGCTACCGAGGAAATTAATGCCGGTGGCGACGACCGCCCCAGCGATGGAGCCGAGGAACGCCGTGGAGAGGCCAAGCCCGGCGAATGCGCCACCAGCAAGGAGGAATGCCGGGGTAGCGGCAACACTCGCGGAAACGGCGGCTCCGGCCACGGCGGCGGTCAGGGTGACGGGGTCGGCAAAGGCCGGGGCGGTCAGTGCGGAGGTGACCAGTAGGGCGGCGAGAAGACGCTTCATACGCCCCACGCCTTGAGGCAGGCGAGCGTTTCCTCGACGCACAAGCCCTGAGGCGTGACGAAATGCGAGAACAGACCGTTGCAGATGCCGAGCGCGCCTTGCGGGTGCAGCACCAGGTCGCCGCGCATGGCGACCGTCACGGGCTTTTCTTCCAGATGATGGTCGGCGATGTCTTCGACGGTTTCAAATCCCCGGTCGATCATGGCGCGGCGTGCGCCGAACTCGGTGGCGTAATCGCCCTTCCAGCGGCTGACGTGATCCGACCCGGTGGCGAGCAGCACCCAGGTGGCGGCATAGAGCGCGCAGTCGTGGCTGCCCCACGCAAACGGCTTGCTGGCGGAGGCGTGCAGGTACTCGCCCAGCAGCGATTCCCAGCCCGGCTTGCGGTTACCCTGCATAGCGCTGCCCCCACACGATTTGTTTTTCAGTAGCTTGCTCGACGAACTCACAACCACGGTCACCGGGGTATCGGGACTGCTGGTCGGCGTGGTTATAGCGGCGTGTCAACGGCCGATCCCACGCGGCGAAGCGGCTCTCCACGGTCACGGTCACGGCGCAGGTTTCTCCCTGCGCGACGGACGCGGTGTCCATCCTGCCGCGGTAGATGATGATGGGGTCGGCGGTGAGTAGCCGGGTGGTCTGGTTCAGGTAGCCGAGATAGAGGGTTGCCGTGCGCCCCTGGTAATACTCATTGAGGATGATGCTGATGATGTCGTTCGGCAGCCCGCGCAGCGTGAGCTTGAGCGTGGAGCGGGTCAGCTCCGCGTCTTCCTCCACGGTGTCGATGCCGCCGATTGCCCCGGCTCCGGTGTAGGATTCGCCGTCAAAGTTGATGGTGCCGAGCGAGGTATGCAGGCGGATGTCGCCGCTGTCGAATTCGAGCTTGACGAACCACACTGGCAGGATGACATCGGCTTCGGATGCGGTCTGCGTGGCGGCGTCGATCTGGCGGGTCATGCGATAATATGCTTGCTGTTTATAGGGTTAGTGCTATGGTCGGCAGGTGGCTGCGGCGGCATTGACGGAAACGTTAGCTGTGTGTTGCCAGATGGGCTAGAGCAACGGGGACATCTGTAGCCATTCAATCTCCGGCTCCAAATCCGACGCAGCCACACAACCGCAGGGAGGCGATATGGCCAAGGGATACACCGACACGCTCCAGTTCGCCTTCAAGCTGCTTCGAGTGCGCTGGTTGAGGTTTGTTCGCACCGTGCTCATGGAAACCGGACTCTATCGGCTCAGATCAATCGGTCAGATTCCCGCGTTAATCGGGTTGATCGCCATTATGCTGCTCCTCATCCTGCATGAGATGAGGATTCTTTAGAACACCTCCATCGCGCTAAACGTCTTTTCCTCGTACACGCCCATCACATCCGCATCCCACATCCCCTGCCGGTCATCCACGAGGATCATCGTGCAAGTGGGGTTGGTGAAGTTCACCGCGCTGTTGTCGGTTGGGCTCCCCCGCCATGCTGGCATGAAGTTGAGGGTTGCCTGCCCCGAGCCGTTGGTGTTCACGTCGGCGGTGAGCTGCTTGAGTTCGCCGTTGGCCGAAAAATAATCCCCCGCCCTCGCCCATCCGGTGACATTGGCCGTGCAGCCGTCAATGGCGAGCGTGGTGCCGCTCTGGAAGCTGCCGTTGACCAGGGGAGTCCCGCCCTGCAATCCCTTGGAGCCTTTGCGGTCGGGGTCGTAGGCGTAGAAGGATTCGCCCATGCCCTGGCATTTGAGGAAGAAGGCGATCCAGTTGCGTGCAAGCTGGTCGTCCTTCCGCATCCGGCGGATGGTGGCGGTCATGATCCAGCGTGAGCCGGCCAGTATCGCGCGCTGGGTGTTGCGCGTGAGCGGGCTTGTGTACGTTTGCGTATTGGTTTCCAGCCCGAAGTTGCACCGGACGAGGCCAAGCTTGGGGGGTAGGCTGATCGGCATAATATCCGTTGACGTTAATAATTGTTAATGCTATGGCTGCTCCCGTTAACCAATGGGGGCACTATGGCGAAATCGATCTGCAAACAATGCGGCTCCACCTTGATGCGGTGGGCCGCCAATTCCTTCAACGGCTGGGTCTTCGTCTGGTGGATCGCCGCCTTCGTGGCGCTCACCCTCCAGTTGGAGGCGCTGCTGTACTGCTGTCTGTTCGCCGCCACGCTCAAGACGCTGCACGGCCTGCTGAACTGGGAGCGCCAGTGCAAGACATGCGGGTCGGACGATGTGATCCCGGCGGATTCGCCCGTGGGCAGGCGGCTGCTGGCCGATTAGCCGCGTATCTGGCGGGTAAACGCGCCGCCCTTCTGCACCTCGGTGGCGACCGCCTGCTTGGTGGCGGAGATGATGCCGGGGAGCATGCCCGCCACTTCCGAGCGGGTGACGCCGGAGCCGAAGCTGTTGTTCTGGACGATGGTGATTCCGCCGCCACCCATCTGGTGGTTGGGTATGATCTGCCCGCTGACGGAAGGCGTGAAGATTTCCGGGCCGCGCTCGCCCACGAGGTAGGACTTGCCGCCTCCGACCGGGCCGCCGTCTGCCCTGGCTCCGCTTAAGAACCCGCCGATGCTCTTGAAAATGTCCGTGCCTTCGATGGCACCCATGATGCCGTCGCTCAGCGGGCCGGTGACGCTTTTCTTAAGAATCTGGGCGGCGATCTCGTCGAAGAACCGCTTCGCCGCATCGCCTGCGGAGTCGAAGTGCAGGATGATGTCGGTCAGGCCGTCCGTCAGCTCCTTCCGCC carries:
- a CDS encoding DUF6950 family protein, which encodes MQGNRKPGWESLLGEYLHASASKPFAWGSHDCALYAATWVLLATGSDHVSRWKGDYATEFGARRAMIDRGFETVEDIADHHLEEKPVTVAMRGDLVLHPQGALGICNGLFSHFVTPQGLCVEETLACLKAWGV